Proteins found in one Candidatus Sulfotelmatobacter sp. genomic segment:
- a CDS encoding LuxR C-terminal-related transcriptional regulator gives MLAQYEGDVDGAIALLQRGMRRVVGEDRAFFADVLGPILVMRHDSVGLQRCADALHAAGWLACADVFRALIALEGGSRRVARRRAARARAALEHETNDLVRARVLHRLARVAFLLNDHAEALDAARASAGLCAPLQAWRLASTSHSIIYSIHRSVTGNLAEADLHATLWREMAERSDDASMELQGLIAEYDLAVHLADESRVATIEKRIVAKNLPQQYVERFPYAISYATVRGWSDMRAMQTLLEVLLAATEPRTSKSALCRALIALAAAARHEDVEARDSVRRAVHDLAHSRPSGPAYERWHRRMARAAIAAACLLLGDDVRAQRVLTVRESRHGEGEDALPALMRAGRLGEAPRSLHGLARVFARAAEEHRLQAVPADLTIAQFEVLQLLGRGWSAQRIAEETGRTRNTVYNHTRAILAKFEARRAAEAVAIARQRGIIA, from the coding sequence GTGCTGGCGCAATACGAAGGCGACGTCGACGGAGCGATCGCGCTGCTGCAGCGCGGCATGCGCCGCGTCGTCGGCGAGGACCGCGCGTTCTTCGCCGACGTGCTCGGTCCGATCTTGGTCATGCGGCACGACTCCGTCGGGCTGCAGCGCTGCGCGGACGCGCTCCACGCCGCGGGCTGGCTCGCGTGCGCCGACGTCTTTCGTGCCCTGATCGCACTCGAGGGCGGATCCCGCCGCGTCGCGCGCCGGCGTGCCGCCCGCGCGCGCGCCGCACTGGAACACGAGACCAACGACCTGGTGCGCGCGCGCGTTCTGCACCGCTTGGCGCGCGTCGCCTTTCTGCTGAACGACCATGCCGAGGCGCTCGACGCCGCGCGGGCCAGCGCCGGCCTGTGCGCCCCGTTGCAGGCGTGGCGCCTGGCGAGCACCAGCCACTCGATCATCTACAGCATCCACCGCAGCGTGACGGGTAACCTCGCCGAAGCGGATCTGCATGCGACGCTCTGGCGTGAGATGGCGGAACGGTCCGACGACGCGTCGATGGAGCTGCAAGGACTGATCGCCGAGTACGATCTCGCCGTTCACCTGGCTGACGAGTCGCGCGTGGCGACGATCGAGAAGCGCATCGTCGCCAAGAACCTGCCGCAGCAGTACGTCGAACGCTTTCCGTATGCGATATCATACGCGACCGTGCGCGGCTGGTCCGACATGCGGGCGATGCAGACGCTGCTCGAGGTGCTGCTGGCCGCGACCGAGCCGCGCACGTCGAAGTCGGCCCTGTGCCGTGCGCTGATCGCGTTGGCCGCCGCCGCGCGGCACGAGGACGTCGAAGCGCGCGACTCCGTGCGCCGCGCCGTCCACGATCTCGCGCACTCCCGACCGAGCGGTCCGGCATACGAGCGATGGCATCGCCGCATGGCGCGAGCGGCCATCGCCGCCGCCTGTCTGCTGCTGGGAGACGACGTGCGCGCGCAGCGGGTCTTGACGGTGCGGGAGTCACGTCATGGCGAGGGTGAGGACGCGTTGCCGGCACTGATGCGCGCCGGACGGCTCGGCGAAGCGCCGCGCAGCCTGCACGGGTTGGCGCGCGTCTTCGCGCGGGCGGCCGAAGAGCACCGGCTGCAAGCGGTGCCGGCCGACCTCACCATCGCGCAGTTCGAGGTGCTGCAGCTGTTGGGCCGTGGTTGGAGCGCGCAGCGCATCGCCGAGGAGACGGGCCGCACGCGCAACACCGTTTACAACCACACCCGCGCGATTCTGGCCAAGTTCGAAGCGCGACGAGCCGCCGAGGCCGTCGCGATCGCGCGCCAGCGCGGCATCATCGCCTAG